GGCTTGGCCACGAGCGCCGCGGCGAGGTCGAGCCGGCGGCGCATGCCGCCCGAGTACGTCTTCGACGGCCGCTTGGCCGCCTCGGTGAGCGAGAAGCGCTCGAGCAGCTGTGCGGCCCGCGCCTTGGCCGCCCTGCGGCTCTCGCCGTAGAGCCGGCCGACCATCACGAGGTTCTCCTCGCCGGTCAGCAGCTCGTCGACCGCGGCGTACTGCCCGGCCAGGCCGATCTTGGCCCGCAGCGCGGCCGCGTCCTTCACCGCGTCGAGCCCCGCGACCCGGACGCTCCCGGCGTCCGGTCGCAGCAGCGTGGTCATGACGCGCACCGCCGTCGTCTTGCCGGCGCCGTTGGGTCCCAGCAGGCCGAGCACGGTGCCCGGCGCGACCTCGAGGTCGACCCCCTGCAGCGCGTGGACGTCCCCGAAGGACTTGCGCAGCCCCTGCACCTGGATGGCAGGCTCGCTCCCGGTCATCTCCATGGCGCGGCACGCTAGATCGGATCTAGGACAGGATCTGGCCGGGACATGCGAGAGTGTCCGCGACCATGACCGCGACCTCCGGTCGGCTGCTCCAGCTCCTCTCGCTCCTGCAGGCGCGACGGGACTGGCCGGGCCACGAGCTCGCCGAGCGCCTCGAGGTGTCGGGGCGCACGGTCCGCCGCGACGTCGAGCGCCTGCGCGAGCTCGGCTACCCGGTCGAGTCGCTCACCGGCCCTGCGGGCGGCTACCGCCTGCGCGCGGGGACGGCGATGCCGCCGCTCCTGCTCGACGACGACGAGGCGATCGCCATCGCCGTGGGCCTGCGCACGGCGGCCTCGACCGCCGTGGCCGGGATCGAGGAGACGGCCGTCCGCGCGCTCGTGAAGCTCGAGCAGGTGCTGCCCGGCCACCTGCGCCGCCGGGTGCAGGCGCTGCAGGTCGCCACGGCGACGCTCGCGCCGCCCGGCCCGACCGTCGACCCGGAGTGCCTGACGGTGCTCGCCGCGGGCTGCCGGGACGCCGAGCGCGTGCGCTTCGGCTACCGCGGACGCGACGGCGTCGACACCCGCCGCGACGTCGAGCCCCACGCGCTGGTCCACCTCGGCTCGCGCTGGTACCTCGTCGCCTGGTGCCTCGCGCGCGCGGACTGGCGGACCTTCCGGCTGGACCGGATCACCCGGCCCGCCTCGACCGGCGTGCGCTTCGCGCCGCGCAAGCTGCCCGACGACGACCCGGCGGCCTACGTCGCCCGGACGCTGTCGACCGCGAACTACCGCTACGAGGCGCGGGTGACGCTCTTCGCCCCCGCCGACGAGGTGACGGCGCGGATGCCGCACCTCTGGGGGCGCGTGGAGCCGCGCGACGAGACCAGCTGCACCTACCGCACCGGCGACGACTCGCTGGACTGGCTCGCGCTGCGCATCGCGATGCTCGGCGTCGACTTCGAGGTCGAGGGCTCGCCCGAGCTCTCGGCCCACCTGCGGACGCTGGCCGGGCGCTTCAGCCGCGCCGCGGCCGCGGTGGCCTGATCAGCAGCCGTCGACGCCGCAGCTGTCGCCCTCGCCGACGACGGTGACCTGCGGGCGCTCGGCCCAGGCCTTCTCGAGCAGCTGCGTGAGGAGCTCGGCGGGCTGCGCGCCCGAGGTGCCGTAGGCGCGGTCGACGACGAAGAACGGGACCGCGCTGATGCCCAGTCCGGCAGCGGTGCGCTCGTCGTCGCGGACCTCGTCGGCGAAGCGGTTCGAGGCCAGCGCGTCGGCCACCTCGTCGGCGGGGAGGCCCACCTCCTCGCCCAGGCGCTGGAGCGTCGCGTGGTCGGAGACGAGCTCGCGCTCGGCCAGGTAGGCGGCGAACAGCCGCTCCTCCATGGCGTCCTGCCTGCCGTGCTGGGCGGCGAGGTGCACGAGGCGGTGGGCGTCGAACGTGCTGCCGCCGCGGGCGTGCTCGAGGTCGTAGTCCAGGCCGTCGCCGGCGGCGACGTCGCTCAGCCGCTGCTGCATCGCCAGCGCCTCGTCGCGCGTGACCCCGTACTTCTCGGCCAAGTGCGTCGCGCCGTCGACCCCGCGCTCGACCGGCGCGTGGGGGTCGAGCTCGAACGAGCGCCAGGTGACGGTGACGGCGTCGCGGTGCTCGAACGCCGCCAGCGCCGCCTCGAAGCGGCGCTTGCCGACGTAGCACCAGGGGCAGGCGATGTCCGACCAGATCTCGACGTGCACGAGGCTCAGGGTAGGAGCCGTTGCAGCCAGCCCCCGAGGGCGTCCTGCAACCGCGCGCGATCGGCCTTGAGGGCGTGGTCGCCCTTGAGCACGACGACCTCCCGCGCGGGCGGCGCCGCGGGCGGGATGCCGAACCGGTCGCGCTCGCCCTGGACGACGAGCACGGGCACGGCCACGGCCTCGAGCTCGGGCAGGCGGGACCTGCGCTCGGCGCCGGGCTTGCGCGTCGGAGGCTCGAGCGGGAAGGCGAGGGCCAGGACGCCGGCGGCCCCGGTCGCCGTGGCGGTGCGGCAGGCGACGCGGGCGCCGGACGAGCGTCCGCCCTGGAGGAGGACCGGCAGGTCCGCGAGGGGGCCCGTGCGCAGGTGGGCGACGACCGCCTCCCAGGCGGCGTCGAGCTGGTGGGTGGGCGCAACCGATCGCCGTCCCGCGACGCGGTAGGGCTGCTCCACCAGGCCGACGAGGACGCCCCGCTGCAGGGCCGTCTCGGTCGCCGCCAGCAGGTCGGGCGCCGCGACGCCGCCGCCCGCGCCGTGGCCGAGCAGCAGCGCCGCCCGCGGCGAGGCCTCGGGCGCGTGGAGGTGGACCCGTGCAGGTCCGTGGGGCGTCTCGGGCTCGACGACGGTCGGCGCGGCGGCGGGCACCGGCCCGATGCTGCCAGCATCAGGGCCATGGACGGGTCGTCGGCGCCGGTGCGCCTCGACAAGTGGCTGTGGGCGGCGCGCTTCGCCAAGACGCGCGCGCTCGCGGCCGACGCGGTCAAGGGCGGCCGGGTGCACCTCAACGGCCAGGCGACCAAGCCGTCCAAGGAGGTCCGGCCCGGGGACGAGCTCGAGATCACGGTCGGCCAGGTCCGCCGGACGGTGGTGGTGCGCGCCACGTCCGAGCGCCGCGGCCCGGCCGGTGAGGCCCAGCGGCTCTACGAGGAGACGCCCGACAGCGTCGAGGCGCGTGAGCGCGCGGCGCTCGTGCGGCGGCTGGCGGCGATGGCGGTGCCCGAGCACGGTGGTCGGCCGACCAAGCGCGACCGGCGGCGCTTCGACCGCGACCGCAGGCGCTGACGCCGAGGGTCTAGCCGCCGGCGAGCACGACGTCGTGCCCCTCGGCGCGCAGGAGCTCGACAACCACGTCGCGGTGGTCGCCCTGCAGCTCGATCACGCCGTCCTTGATGGCTCCGCCGACGCCGCAGCGCTTCTTCAGGCGGCCGGCCAGCTCCTTGAGGGCGGCGTCGTCCACCGGCACGCCGCTGACCGTGGTGACCGCCTTGCCGCGCCGCCCGCTGGTCTCGCGGCGCACGCGCACGCGGCCGTCGCCCTGCATCCGGGCCTTGAGGGCGGGGTCGCGCGCCTTGCGCAGGTCGCCGTCGCTCGAGGACCACACGACGCGGTCGCGGGAGGAGCGCTTGGCCATGGCCGCGACGGTAGCGGTGACGCTCTCCGACGGCCCTCCAGGGCGAACGCCGGCATCTGCCGGTGGGCGAGGTATCTTCCCGCCCCGAGGTGCCGCGCCGGTTCGTCCGGGCGTGCATCGCACTCAGGACAACGAGGTCGGCCTGGCGTCTCCGGAGCAGGGGAGGCCGCGTCGCTCGAAGGTCGGACCCACTTCGAGGAGCCCTGTTGCCCGCGCACATCGCCAGCACCGCACCGCAGGACCCGTGGACCCCGCGCACGATCCGGTGACGGCCACCCACGAGGCGACGGCGGGCGACCGCGACCGCTCGGTCCTGCTCGAGATCTCCAACGAGATGGTGCGGCTCTACAAGGAGCAGTTCGGCCGCGGGCCGACGGCCGCGCGCACCGCGTGGGCCGGCCGTGACGTGCTCGTCGTCGTGCTCGAGGACACGCTGACCCCGGCGGAGCGCAGCCTGGTGCGCATCGGCGAGCACCAGCGCCTGCGCGAGACGCGGATGGTCTTCCAGCACGCGAGCCTGCGGGAGTTCTGCGAGCCGGTCGAGCGGCTCACCGGTCGTCGGGTGCGTGCGTTCACCAGCGCGACGGACACGCTCGTCGACGGCCTGTCGGTCGAGACGTTCGTCCTGCACCCCGAGGGCTCGGACGCGCCCTCGCGGATCGAGCTCGGCGACCGCGACGAGCTCGACTGACGTCGGGGGTCAGCCCGCGGCGTGGTCCGGGTTCACGCCCGGCGGCCGCGGGTCCTCGCGCGGCGGCTCGTCGCCTCCGCGCTCCTCGTAGCCGCGCGGCCGGACCGGCTCGGGCAGCCCGGGGACCTTGAGCTTCACCTTCTGGCCGTCCGCGGTGGTCAGCTCGAGCGGCGTGGGGGCGTGGCCCTTGCCGGGGATGGGGCTCATGGGGCGACTCTACGCCGATCCGCCGCAGTGCTGCGCGCCTCGCGTGTGGTCCCGTGCCGTGCCCGGCGGGACGCTGGCGCGCATGCTGCTCAGCACCAAGGTCAAGGGGAAGACGCACCAGGGCCACGCGCCCGAGGGGGGTCCGCTGCTCGCGCTCGTCGGCGAGCCCGTCGTCGGGGACTTCATGTGGATGTACGACGTGCTGTGCGTGGACGGGCTGCGCATCCAGGCCTACAAGCACTGCGAGACGCGCGCCTACCTGCACCTCGCCGAGGACGGCCGGGCGTTCGTGTACGTGGGCGGGGGCGTGGGCGACGACGACCTCGCCGACTACCAGGAGGCCGTCCCCAGCCGGGTGCTCGACGCGGTCCTCAGCCCGCTGTGGAAGGTGCCGCTGGCCGCGCAGCCCGGGCAGGTGCGCGCGTCGCGCGCGGCCCTGCGCCGGGTCCGCGCGCGCGAGCGCGAGGTCGCCTAGACCGGGCGGCCGTCGGGGCCGGCGATGCCGCTGGGCGTCCGGCGCAGGTACACCGCCCAGGTGATGACGGCGAAGATCGCGTAGGCGCCGAGGAAGACGTATAGGGCGCCGAGGGACCAGTCCGCCTCGGCGGCGGCGACCGCGACCTTCTCGGCCGGGCTCGTCGCGGCCTTGACGGCGGCCGCGACGTCGAGCGAGGCCTGGCGGAAGACGAGCTGGATGAGGAAGCCGCCGAAGGCGCCGATCGCGCCGGCGATGCCGATGACGGCCGCGGCACGGCGCTTGAAGTCGACGGGATCGCCACCCTCCCGCCGCCCGAGCGCGGCGAAGATCGACGGGATCATCCGGTACGTCGAGCCGTTGCCGGCGCCCGACAGGACGAAGATGAGCATGTAGGCGACGAAGAACGTCGCGAACGAGCGCTGGTTGACGCCGACGATGGCCAGGACGGTGAAGGCCGCCATGCCGACGAAGCACGCGAGCGTGACCTTGGCGCCGCCGAGCCGGTCGGCGAGCCAGCCGCCGGCGGGCCGCGCGATGGAGCCGAGCAGCGCCCCGACGAACCCCAGGCCGGCGAGGTAGGTCGCGATGAAGGTGTGCTGGGCCAGGAACTCCGGGAAGGTGTTCTTGATCACCAGCGGCAGGGCGAACGAGTAGCCGATGAAGCTGCCGAACGTGCCGATGTAGAGCACCGACATGATCCAGGTGTGCCGACTGCTCAGGGCCCGCTTGTAGGAGACCTTGTCGGCCTTGGCCTGGGTCAGCGAGTCCATGTACCACCAGGCGCAGAACGCGGCGGCGACCACGAACGGCAGCCAGACCAGGCCGGCGTAGGCCATGTGGACCTCGTGGACCGGCAGCTTCACGGCGGCCGCCGGGACCCCGATGATGAGCACGAGCGGCACGAGCAGCTGGGACATGGCGACGCCGAGGTTGCCGCCGGCGGCGTTCAGGCCGAGGGCCAGGCCCTTCTTGCCCTCCGGGTAGAAGAAGGAGATGTTGGCCATCGAGGAGGAGAAGTTGCCTCCGCCGAAGCCCGCCGTCGCCGCGCAGAGCAGGAGGACCAGCAGCTGCGTGTCGTGGGACTGGTCGGCCAGCCACCCCGACGGCACGACGATCGCCAGCAGCAGACACGGGATGAACAGCAGCGACGCGGAGATCGTCGTCCACAGCCGTCCGCCGAAGCGCGGGACCGCGAAGGTGTAGGGGATCCGCAGGAACGACCCGACCAGGTTCGGGACGGCCGTGAGGATGAAGAGCTCGTCGACGCTGAGGGCGATCCCGATGTTCGCGAGGTTCAGGACGACGATGCCCCAGATCACCCAGATCGAGAACCCGAGGTTCTCGGCGAAGATCGAGAAGACGAGGTTCTTGCGCGCGATGGACCTGCCGCGCGTCTCCCAGAAGGTCTCGTCCTCGGGCTCCCAGTGGTCGATCCACCGTCCCCTCGGCGACGCGACGGTGGGAGCGGCGACGCCGGGGGCGGCGATGGTCGGTGTCATGGCGCGGCAGTCTGCGGACGCTTTGTGAACAGCGTGCATCGTGCTCGTGACGAAGTGGGCGACGGGCGCGAAACGGTGGCGAAACACGGCTGTAACGGGCAGCGACGCCCGGCCGAAACCGACCGCCGCTTGGATCCGCGCCCATGTCGACCGTCGCCCCGTCCCGCGCGCTGTCCACCGACGTCCTGGAGGCCCACGTGCCCGCGGCGTCGAGCCCTGCGGTGCCGCTCCGTCCCGCCGAGCCCCCGTGGGCCCGCCTCGCCGCGACGCTCGTGGCGATGGTGGTCGCGATCGTCGTCTGGGCGCTCGCCTTCGCCCCCGAGGGCGAGATGCCGCCCGCCGGCGGGCAGCCGGCCGCCGGAGCCGCTGCGCCGGCGTCCCCCGCGGCGCCCAGCCGCTGAGGGGCACCTGATCGCTGGCATCGCCGGTCGGCATGGCGGCCGGCGAGCGCTTCGGGCAGGGTGCAGGACGTGCACGGCGTCGTCCTGCGCCCACTCGGCCAGCCCGGCGACCTCGGGTGGGTCGTCCAGGCCCACGGCGAGCTCTACGCCCGCGAGTTCGGCTGGGACGCGACCTTCGAGCGCTCGGCCGCCGAGGTGCTGCTCGGCTTCCTGCGCGACCACGACCCGGCCCGGGAGGCCGGCTGGATCGCCGAGGTCGACGGTGCGCGCGCCGGCTCGATCGTCTGCGTGCGGACCGGCGACGAGGCGGTCGCCAAGCTCCGCGTCCTGCTCGTCCACCCCGACGCCCGCGGTCGCGGCGTCGGTCGGGTCCTCGTCGACACGTGCATCGCCTTCGCGCGCGATGCCGGCTACCAGCACCTCGAGCTCTGGACCGTCGACGTGCTCGTGAGCGCCCGCCGGATCTACGACGCGGCGGGCTTCCGGCTCGTCGACGAGGAGCCGCGCCGCGAGCTCTTCGGCGCGCAGCTCGTGGGCCAGACGCTGGCGCTGGACCTCACCGCGCCAACTGCGCACTGAAGCGCAGATCCGCCGGGCCGACCACTACGGTCATGGCCGTGGGGGTGACCATCGAGGTCGTCCGGCGCGTGGGGGCGCCGCTCGACGCCGGACGCGTGCCCGCCTGGGCGCGCCTCCGGCGCCACGCCGCCAACGGCCGGCTCGAGGTCGCCTGCCGCGCCCCGGGCGCCGATCACCTCTTCTGGCTGGCCGAGCGCGAGCTGTCGTGGAGCTGCTGCCCGCACTGCGCGGGCTGGTTCGCGCGCGACCCGGTGGTGGACGCCGAGCCGCTCGGGGTGCCGGTGGCGGCCTGAGCACACCCGGGTGACGCCTCGTGCATGCCTGACATGCACGAGGCGTCACCCAGGACCGATGAGTTCTCGCCGCGGCCCCGGTCTTGACCGACACGATGACCGCGACGACGACCCAGCCGGCCACCACGAGCGCCTCCGCCGCCCGCGCGGCAGGTCAGATCCGCCGCCATGCCCGCGGCCGGGTCGCGCTCCCGAGTGACGACGCCTACACGGCCCTGTGCACGACCTGGACCGGGGCCAGCGACCAGCGGCCCGCGCTGGTGGTCGAGGCGATGTGCGCCGCTGACGTCCAGACCGCGGTGCGCGCCGCGCGCGAGCACGGGCTGCGGCTCGTCACGCAGGCCACCGGCCACGGGACGCACGCGCGGGTCGAGGGCGCGCTGCTCCTGCGCACGACCGCGATGCGCGAGGTCCTCGTCGATCCGGACCGGCGGACCGCGCGCGTCGGGCCTGGCGCGACGTGGGGTGACGTCCTGACCGCCGCGGCGCCGCTCGGCCTCGCGCCGGTCTCCGGCACGCACGCGAGCGTCGGCGTGGGCGGCTACACGCTGCACGGCGGCGTCGGGCAGCTCGCGCGGCGCTTCGGGCTCGGGGCCGACAACCTGCTGCGCGCCGACGTGGTCACCGCCGACGGGGCGCTCGTCAGCGCCGGGCCCGGCGAGCACGCCCACCTGCACTGGGC
The DNA window shown above is from Conexibacter sp. SYSU D00693 and carries:
- a CDS encoding MFS transporter, producing MTPTIAAPGVAAPTVASPRGRWIDHWEPEDETFWETRGRSIARKNLVFSIFAENLGFSIWVIWGIVVLNLANIGIALSVDELFILTAVPNLVGSFLRIPYTFAVPRFGGRLWTTISASLLFIPCLLLAIVVPSGWLADQSHDTQLLVLLLCAATAGFGGGNFSSSMANISFFYPEGKKGLALGLNAAGGNLGVAMSQLLVPLVLIIGVPAAAVKLPVHEVHMAYAGLVWLPFVVAAAFCAWWYMDSLTQAKADKVSYKRALSSRHTWIMSVLYIGTFGSFIGYSFALPLVIKNTFPEFLAQHTFIATYLAGLGFVGALLGSIARPAGGWLADRLGGAKVTLACFVGMAAFTVLAIVGVNQRSFATFFVAYMLIFVLSGAGNGSTYRMIPSIFAALGRREGGDPVDFKRRAAAVIGIAGAIGAFGGFLIQLVFRQASLDVAAAVKAATSPAEKVAVAAAEADWSLGALYVFLGAYAIFAVITWAVYLRRTPSGIAGPDGRPV
- a CDS encoding DsbA family oxidoreductase, with the protein product MHVEIWSDIACPWCYVGKRRFEAALAAFEHRDAVTVTWRSFELDPHAPVERGVDGATHLAEKYGVTRDEALAMQQRLSDVAAGDGLDYDLEHARGGSTFDAHRLVHLAAQHGRQDAMEERLFAAYLAERELVSDHATLQRLGEEVGLPADEVADALASNRFADEVRDDERTAAGLGISAVPFFVVDRAYGTSGAQPAELLTQLLEKAWAERPQVTVVGEGDSCGVDGC
- a CDS encoding Na-translocating system protein MpsC family protein is translated as MDPAHDPVTATHEATAGDRDRSVLLEISNEMVRLYKEQFGRGPTAARTAWAGRDVLVVVLEDTLTPAERSLVRIGEHQRLRETRMVFQHASLREFCEPVERLTGRRVRAFTSATDTLVDGLSVETFVLHPEGSDAPSRIELGDRDELD
- a CDS encoding GNAT family N-acetyltransferase; this encodes MHGVVLRPLGQPGDLGWVVQAHGELYAREFGWDATFERSAAEVLLGFLRDHDPAREAGWIAEVDGARAGSIVCVRTGDEAVAKLRVLLVHPDARGRGVGRVLVDTCIAFARDAGYQHLELWTVDVLVSARRIYDAAGFRLVDEEPRRELFGAQLVGQTLALDLTAPTAH
- a CDS encoding RNA-binding S4 domain-containing protein; protein product: MDGSSAPVRLDKWLWAARFAKTRALAADAVKGGRVHLNGQATKPSKEVRPGDELEITVGQVRRTVVVRATSERRGPAGEAQRLYEETPDSVEARERAALVRRLAAMAVPEHGGRPTKRDRRRFDRDRRR
- a CDS encoding YafY family protein, with the translated sequence MTATSGRLLQLLSLLQARRDWPGHELAERLEVSGRTVRRDVERLRELGYPVESLTGPAGGYRLRAGTAMPPLLLDDDEAIAIAVGLRTAASTAVAGIEETAVRALVKLEQVLPGHLRRRVQALQVATATLAPPGPTVDPECLTVLAAGCRDAERVRFGYRGRDGVDTRRDVEPHALVHLGSRWYLVAWCLARADWRTFRLDRITRPASTGVRFAPRKLPDDDPAAYVARTLSTANYRYEARVTLFAPADEVTARMPHLWGRVEPRDETSCTYRTGDDSLDWLALRIAMLGVDFEVEGSPELSAHLRTLAGRFSRAAAAVA
- a CDS encoding alpha/beta family hydrolase — encoded protein: MPAAAPTVVEPETPHGPARVHLHAPEASPRAALLLGHGAGGGVAAPDLLAATETALQRGVLVGLVEQPYRVAGRRSVAPTHQLDAAWEAVVAHLRTGPLADLPVLLQGGRSSGARVACRTATATGAAGVLALAFPLEPPTRKPGAERRSRLPELEAVAVPVLVVQGERDRFGIPPAAPPAREVVVLKGDHALKADRARLQDALGGWLQRLLP
- a CDS encoding translation initiation factor — its product is MAKRSSRDRVVWSSSDGDLRKARDPALKARMQGDGRVRVRRETSGRRGKAVTTVSGVPVDDAALKELAGRLKKRCGVGGAIKDGVIELQGDHRDVVVELLRAEGHDVVLAGG